The following proteins come from a genomic window of Pyxidicoccus sp. MSG2:
- a CDS encoding Uma2 family endonuclease, with translation MTEGIIPLARYSMLSALPSGWVGEILDEELVASPRPSAAQTRAAFMLGVELGEQLDRRRGGSGRWCFLRAPELHLGQDMLVPDVAGWRRERVASPPDPDVPFLTVAPDWVCEVLAPSTAALDRTRKLPLYARAGVSHVWLVDPAARTLEVYQRVKRGWLLTGSYESDSVVRAEPFPSSSLELASLWLPEGSDKPTLLAAVP, from the coding sequence GTGACGGAAGGCATCATCCCCCTGGCGCGGTACTCCATGCTCTCGGCCCTGCCCTCGGGCTGGGTGGGGGAAATTCTGGACGAGGAGCTCGTGGCCTCGCCCCGCCCCTCCGCCGCGCAGACGCGCGCGGCCTTCATGCTGGGCGTGGAGCTGGGAGAGCAGCTCGACCGACGCCGGGGTGGCAGCGGCCGCTGGTGCTTCCTGCGCGCGCCCGAGCTGCACCTGGGCCAGGACATGCTCGTCCCCGACGTGGCCGGCTGGCGCCGCGAGCGCGTGGCCTCCCCGCCCGACCCGGACGTGCCCTTCCTCACGGTGGCGCCGGACTGGGTGTGCGAGGTGCTCGCGCCCTCCACCGCCGCGCTGGACCGCACGCGCAAGCTGCCGCTCTACGCGCGCGCGGGCGTCTCCCACGTCTGGCTGGTGGACCCCGCCGCGCGCACGCTGGAGGTGTACCAGCGCGTCAAGCGCGGCTGGCTCCTCACCGGCAGCTACGAGTCGGACTCGGTGGTGCGCGCCGAGCCCTTCCCGTCTTCGTCACTGGAGCTTGCTTCACTCTGGCTGCCAGAGGGCTCGGACAAGCCCACGTTGTTGGCAGCCGTACCCTGA
- a CDS encoding general secretion pathway protein GspE, producing MKKRLGDILVERGVIDALQLHSALAYQRKWGVPLGQVVVDQRFCTAQQVLEALAAQVGMQTVELDAQPPDSNLTYLIPEKVAEAHRVVPLRLEGKGGRDSVLVVAIAAPASLASLDAVKSVSGKSRVVAKLATDAAIRRAIGRMYRGETGEAVPRRPGLEGFSLPEADDSMPMLLGGTMADLTNMEAPSTKDGLPMLSSLEEATRPTPAPVKPTPAPVAAVAPRRPTPTQVKIPMLTPARPEQVAQVLVYGWGVEASTGLVRVLEASGLKAQVASTEELLAASEAQVVVAPLPSMEALGRKVLAQVLVAGKMPELDLPRAQAVGARGFLAAPVDPDLLLRAVRRLARPTDGTFLKRAG from the coding sequence ATGAAGAAGCGACTGGGTGACATCCTCGTGGAGCGCGGTGTGATTGATGCACTGCAGCTCCACTCGGCGCTGGCGTATCAGCGCAAGTGGGGGGTGCCGCTGGGGCAGGTGGTGGTGGATCAGCGCTTCTGCACGGCGCAGCAGGTCCTCGAGGCGCTGGCGGCGCAGGTGGGGATGCAGACGGTGGAGCTGGACGCCCAGCCGCCGGACTCCAACCTCACGTACCTGATTCCGGAGAAGGTGGCCGAGGCGCACCGGGTGGTGCCGCTGCGGCTGGAGGGCAAGGGCGGCCGGGACTCGGTGCTGGTGGTGGCCATCGCCGCTCCGGCCAGCCTGGCGTCGCTGGACGCGGTGAAGAGCGTGTCCGGCAAGTCGCGCGTGGTGGCGAAGCTGGCCACGGACGCGGCCATCCGCCGCGCCATCGGCCGCATGTACCGCGGTGAGACGGGTGAGGCTGTTCCGCGCCGTCCCGGCCTGGAGGGCTTCTCCCTCCCCGAGGCGGACGACAGCATGCCCATGCTGCTGGGCGGCACCATGGCGGACCTGACGAACATGGAAGCCCCCTCCACGAAGGATGGGCTGCCCATGCTCTCCTCGCTGGAGGAGGCCACGCGGCCGACGCCCGCGCCCGTGAAGCCCACTCCCGCGCCCGTGGCGGCGGTGGCCCCGCGGCGGCCCACGCCCACTCAGGTGAAGATTCCCATGCTGACGCCGGCCCGGCCGGAGCAGGTGGCGCAGGTGCTGGTGTACGGCTGGGGCGTGGAGGCATCGACGGGGCTGGTGCGGGTGCTGGAGGCTTCGGGGCTGAAGGCGCAGGTGGCCAGCACCGAGGAGCTGCTGGCGGCGAGCGAGGCGCAGGTGGTGGTGGCGCCGCTGCCGTCCATGGAGGCGCTGGGCCGCAAGGTGCTGGCGCAGGTGCTGGTGGCCGGCAAGATGCCGGAGCTGGATTTGCCCCGGGCCCAGGCGGTGGGCGCGAGGGGCTTCCTCGCGGCGCCGGTGGACCCGGACCTGTTGCTGCGCGCGGTGCGCCGGCTGGCCCGGCCCACCGACGGCACCTTTCTCAAGCGCGCCGGCTGA
- a CDS encoding cysteine dioxygenase, translating to MGVMTLEALVGLLREEPGGQPGLLAVGERLAGLVVEPSSLQPYLHFSRGRYTRNLVYRDARLEVLLNCWEEGAVSPIHDHDGQECWFSIQSGTFILENYGRVSGGLEPGPARLGPPVVVGPVGAGYVDFRCPDASIHRVVNQQGPAVSLHVYAGPVERCLVFDSKRQRCAVQQLRYHSVFGRPLSLPAPAHPRIRV from the coding sequence ATGGGCGTCATGACCCTCGAGGCGTTGGTGGGGCTCCTTCGGGAGGAGCCGGGCGGGCAGCCGGGTCTGCTGGCCGTGGGCGAGAGGCTGGCGGGGCTCGTGGTGGAGCCGTCCAGTCTGCAGCCGTACCTGCATTTCAGCCGGGGCCGGTACACGCGCAACCTCGTCTACCGGGATGCGCGGCTGGAGGTGCTGCTCAACTGCTGGGAGGAGGGCGCCGTCTCGCCCATCCATGACCACGACGGGCAGGAGTGCTGGTTCAGCATCCAGTCCGGCACCTTCATCCTGGAGAACTACGGGCGGGTGTCGGGCGGGCTGGAGCCGGGGCCGGCGCGGCTGGGGCCTCCGGTGGTGGTGGGGCCCGTGGGCGCGGGTTACGTGGACTTCCGCTGCCCCGACGCGTCCATCCACCGCGTCGTCAACCAGCAGGGCCCCGCCGTCTCGCTGCACGTGTACGCGGGGCCGGTGGAGCGCTGTCTCGTCTTCGATTCGAAGCGCCAGCGGTGCGCCGTGCAGCAGCTGCGCTACCACTCCGTCTTCGGCCGCCCGCTGTCGCTCCCGGCGCCCGCGCACCCGCGGATCCGCGTCTGA
- the sppA gene encoding signal peptide peptidase SppA, with the protein MKRFIIGTLAFIGAMSVLFVVGLIGLMVLASASAPTVPSNLVLELDLEGPLPEYVLSNSLSGAFGEDPTTVRDVVDALEKAGDDPRVKSLVARVGNPGSAAAAQELRDAVKAFRAKGKKAVAYADTFGEEGNGTMGYYVASAFDEVYIQPSGDLTITGLSFETPFARDAFAKLGVTPRYHKRAEYKNAVNTYTEQGYNAPHREATERFTQSLFGQVVRGIAEDRKLTEDVVRGLIDKAPLFGQEAVDSKLVDGLRYRDEVMASVKKDAGDGAELLYAHKYLERAGRPHTSGDTIALVYGVGGVSRGKSQDSPLGGGQVMGGDSVAAALRKAAEDPRVKAIVFRVDSPGGSYTASDTVRREVQRAKEAGKPVIVTMGTYAASGGYFVAMDADRIVAQPGTLTGSIGVYSGKFVTQAFWEKLGVNFETIAAGRNAAMYGTDEDFTPEQEARAEAAMDTIYSDFTRRAAAGRKMPLEKLQGLAKGRVWTGEDALANGLVDALGGYPKALAIAKELAKLPADARVNVEVYPRKKATSEVLSELLGQTGDNSEDDAAAVSALSPWAPLLEGVRGVYAFGARMGLFEHPRGSLYAPMPHASWE; encoded by the coding sequence ATGAAACGATTCATCATCGGCACGCTGGCCTTCATCGGCGCGATGTCCGTCCTCTTCGTGGTGGGCCTCATCGGCCTGATGGTGCTCGCCTCGGCGAGCGCTCCGACGGTGCCGTCCAACCTCGTGCTGGAGCTGGATTTGGAGGGCCCGCTGCCCGAGTACGTGCTGAGCAACTCGCTCAGCGGCGCCTTCGGCGAGGACCCGACCACGGTGCGCGACGTGGTGGACGCGCTGGAGAAGGCCGGCGACGACCCGCGCGTGAAGTCGCTGGTGGCGCGCGTGGGCAACCCCGGCAGCGCCGCCGCGGCGCAGGAGCTGCGCGACGCGGTGAAGGCCTTCCGCGCCAAGGGCAAGAAGGCCGTGGCCTATGCGGACACCTTCGGAGAGGAGGGCAACGGCACCATGGGCTACTACGTCGCGTCCGCCTTCGACGAAGTCTACATCCAGCCGTCCGGTGACCTGACCATCACCGGCCTGTCCTTCGAGACGCCCTTCGCGCGCGACGCCTTCGCGAAGCTGGGCGTGACGCCGCGCTACCACAAGCGCGCCGAGTACAAGAACGCGGTCAACACGTACACGGAGCAGGGCTACAACGCGCCCCACCGCGAGGCCACCGAGCGCTTCACGCAGAGCCTCTTCGGCCAGGTGGTGCGCGGCATCGCCGAGGACCGGAAGCTGACCGAGGACGTCGTGCGCGGCCTCATCGACAAGGCGCCGCTGTTCGGCCAGGAGGCGGTGGACTCGAAGCTGGTGGACGGGCTGCGCTACCGCGACGAGGTCATGGCCTCGGTGAAGAAGGACGCGGGCGACGGCGCCGAGCTGCTCTACGCGCACAAGTACCTGGAGCGCGCCGGCCGGCCGCACACCTCCGGAGACACCATTGCCCTCGTCTATGGCGTGGGCGGCGTGTCGCGAGGGAAGAGCCAGGACAGCCCGCTGGGCGGCGGGCAGGTCATGGGCGGTGACAGCGTGGCGGCCGCGCTGCGCAAGGCCGCCGAGGACCCGCGGGTGAAGGCGATTGTCTTCCGCGTGGACAGCCCCGGAGGCAGCTACACGGCCAGCGACACCGTGCGCCGCGAGGTGCAGCGCGCGAAGGAGGCGGGCAAGCCCGTCATCGTCACCATGGGCACCTACGCCGCGAGCGGCGGCTACTTCGTCGCCATGGACGCGGACCGCATCGTCGCGCAGCCGGGCACGCTCACCGGCAGCATCGGCGTGTACTCGGGCAAGTTCGTGACGCAGGCCTTCTGGGAGAAGCTGGGGGTCAACTTCGAGACGATTGCCGCGGGCCGCAACGCCGCCATGTACGGCACGGACGAGGACTTCACGCCGGAGCAGGAGGCTCGCGCGGAGGCGGCGATGGACACCATCTATTCGGACTTCACGCGGCGCGCGGCGGCCGGGCGGAAGATGCCACTGGAGAAGCTCCAGGGGCTGGCGAAGGGCCGTGTGTGGACGGGCGAGGACGCACTGGCCAACGGCCTGGTGGACGCGCTGGGCGGCTACCCGAAGGCGCTCGCGATTGCGAAGGAGCTGGCGAAGCTGCCCGCCGACGCCCGCGTGAATGTGGAGGTGTACCCGCGCAAGAAGGCCACGTCCGAGGTGCTGTCCGAGCTGCTCGGCCAGACGGGCGACAACAGCGAGGACGACGCCGCCGCGGTGAGCGCCCTGTCCCCGTGGGCCCCCCTGCTGGAGGGTGTGCGCGGGGTGTACGCATTCGGCGCGCGGATGGGCCTGTTCGAGCACCCACGCGGCTCGCTCTACGCCCCCATGCCCCACGCGAGCTGGGAGTGA
- a CDS encoding metallophosphatase domain-containing protein produces MRLVLLSDTHMHHEALTVPACDVLIHAGDFTRRGRRQEVEEFLRWFSLCEAREKVLVAGNHDFLCEEAPDLAHALIQDAGVRYLQDEEAHVAGLRIWGSPITPRFGHWAFNLDRGPDLAAHWQRIPEGLDILITHGPPSGLGDRTWSNVSAGCADLLARVRQVRPRLHVFGHIHEAHGEYTLPGLATRFLNVSNCRLMPFGVRPPVVVEMEPRSTTEGGPGQGGASVA; encoded by the coding sequence ATGCGGCTGGTGCTCCTCTCCGATACGCACATGCACCACGAGGCCCTGACGGTGCCCGCGTGTGACGTGCTCATCCACGCCGGGGACTTCACCCGCCGCGGACGGCGACAGGAGGTCGAGGAGTTCCTCCGCTGGTTCTCCCTCTGCGAGGCGCGCGAGAAGGTCCTCGTCGCCGGCAACCACGACTTCCTCTGTGAAGAGGCACCGGACCTGGCCCACGCGCTCATCCAGGACGCCGGCGTGCGCTACCTCCAGGACGAGGAGGCCCACGTCGCGGGGCTGCGCATCTGGGGCTCCCCGATAACACCCCGGTTCGGACACTGGGCCTTCAACCTGGACAGGGGCCCGGACCTCGCCGCCCACTGGCAGCGCATCCCCGAGGGCCTCGACATCCTCATCACCCACGGCCCACCGAGCGGGCTGGGAGACCGGACCTGGTCGAACGTTTCCGCTGGCTGCGCGGACCTGCTGGCTCGCGTGCGCCAGGTGCGCCCCCGGCTCCACGTCTTCGGCCACATCCACGAGGCACATGGCGAGTACACACTGCCCGGCCTCGCCACGCGCTTCCTCAATGTCTCCAACTGCCGCCTGATGCCCTTTGGCGTCCGCCCGCCCGTCGTGGTGGAGATGGAGCCCCGCTCCACGACGGAGGGAGGCCCGGGGCAGGGTGGGGCGTCCGTGGCGTGA
- a CDS encoding M16 family metallopeptidase, which translates to MKRRTPLSLLAAVLLAATPVWAQAPAPTAKPAATSRATSAKGSALAPVTSVEGITEYRLPNGLRVLLFPDPTKPNVTVNVTYFVGSKHEGYGETGMAHLLEHLMFKGTPTTKNVPQALTERGARPNGTTWMDRTNYYETLPASDDNLRWALSFEADRMVNSFIARKDLDSEMTVVRNEFESGENDPRGILFERVMSAAYIWHSYGKATIGARSDLENVPIDRLQDFYRKYYRPDNAMLVVAGRFDERKALSMIQDTFGRLKKPAKPVPSTYTAEPVQDGEREVTLHRVGDTSILTSLYHVPEGAHPDFAAIDVLTLIMGNNPSGRLYKALVETKQAARAGASNLQLRDPGVLTFSVELREGQPVAAARETFLKTVEDASKTPFTEEEVTRAKTQLSKAIELTLNNSERAAIQLSEWAATGDWRLFFMHRDRIEAVKPDDVTRVAATYLKASNRTLGTFIPTPKPERSEMPPPVDMAKMMDGYKGREAVAQGEVFDPSPANVEARVQRGELPGGMKYALLSKKTRGEMVNLSLNLRWGTEDALRGRTDAAQYAGRMLMRGTAKRGRQQLQDAFDKLKARVGVDGGLSGASISIECPRASLSEALKLVAEVLREPAFDANEFALLKQERLAALESQRSEPETQGSIAFWRALSAQYPKGHPYYVPTLEERLTGVKDTPLEDVRAFHKAFYGASNGELAVVGDFEAKDVVALAGDLFGGWKSPAPFKRVPQVFTEGGAKVVALETPDKANAYYLAGQSLKLRKDDADWPALMLGNFVLGGGFLNSRLATRIRQQDGLSYGVGSSLDAGDIDTVGNFVTYAIYAPENAAKLEAAMSQEVSRAVKQGFTAEELEKARAGLLEYRQAARSQDGGLARQLASYLYLGRTLAFDATIEEKLAKLKPEDVRKAMERHVDWAKVLQVKAGDFANAEKKAKAPVKAPAAP; encoded by the coding sequence ATGAAGCGTCGTACCCCGCTCTCCCTGCTGGCCGCCGTGCTGTTGGCCGCCACCCCGGTATGGGCTCAGGCCCCTGCTCCCACCGCGAAGCCCGCGGCCACCTCCAGGGCCACCTCCGCGAAGGGCTCGGCGCTCGCCCCGGTGACGAGCGTGGAGGGCATCACCGAGTACCGCCTGCCCAATGGCCTGCGCGTGCTCCTCTTCCCGGACCCCACCAAGCCCAACGTCACCGTCAACGTGACGTACTTCGTCGGCAGCAAGCACGAGGGCTACGGCGAGACAGGCATGGCCCACCTGCTCGAGCACCTGATGTTCAAGGGCACGCCCACCACCAAGAACGTCCCCCAGGCCCTCACCGAGCGCGGCGCCCGTCCCAACGGCACCACCTGGATGGACCGCACCAACTACTACGAGACGCTCCCCGCCTCGGACGACAACCTGCGCTGGGCCCTCTCCTTCGAGGCCGACCGCATGGTCAACAGCTTCATCGCTCGCAAGGACCTCGACAGCGAGATGACCGTCGTCCGCAACGAGTTCGAGTCCGGTGAGAACGACCCGCGCGGCATCCTCTTCGAGCGCGTCATGTCCGCCGCGTACATCTGGCACAGCTACGGCAAGGCCACCATCGGCGCGCGCTCGGACCTGGAGAACGTGCCCATCGACCGGCTCCAGGACTTCTACCGGAAGTACTACCGCCCGGATAACGCCATGCTCGTCGTCGCCGGCCGCTTCGACGAGCGCAAGGCCCTGTCCATGATTCAGGACACCTTCGGCCGGCTGAAGAAGCCCGCGAAGCCCGTGCCCTCCACGTACACCGCCGAGCCTGTCCAGGACGGTGAGCGCGAAGTCACCCTGCACCGCGTGGGTGACACCTCCATCCTCACCAGCCTCTACCATGTGCCCGAGGGCGCCCACCCCGACTTCGCCGCCATCGACGTGCTCACGCTCATCATGGGCAACAACCCGTCCGGCCGCCTCTACAAGGCCCTCGTCGAAACGAAGCAGGCCGCGCGTGCCGGCGCCTCCAACCTGCAGCTCAGGGACCCCGGCGTCCTCACCTTCTCCGTGGAGCTGCGCGAGGGCCAGCCCGTGGCCGCCGCGCGCGAGACGTTCCTCAAGACGGTGGAGGACGCGTCCAAGACGCCCTTCACCGAAGAGGAAGTCACCCGTGCGAAGACGCAGCTGAGCAAGGCCATCGAGCTGACGCTCAACAACTCCGAGCGCGCCGCCATCCAGCTCTCCGAGTGGGCCGCCACCGGCGACTGGCGCCTGTTCTTCATGCACAGGGACCGCATCGAGGCGGTGAAGCCCGACGACGTGACGCGCGTTGCGGCCACGTACCTCAAGGCCTCCAACCGCACCCTGGGCACCTTCATCCCCACGCCGAAGCCCGAGCGCTCGGAGATGCCGCCACCGGTGGACATGGCGAAGATGATGGACGGCTACAAGGGCCGCGAGGCGGTGGCGCAGGGCGAGGTCTTCGACCCGTCTCCCGCCAACGTCGAGGCGCGCGTGCAGCGCGGCGAGCTGCCGGGCGGCATGAAGTACGCGCTGCTCTCCAAGAAGACGCGCGGGGAGATGGTCAACCTGTCCCTCAACCTGCGCTGGGGCACCGAGGACGCGTTGCGAGGCCGCACGGACGCGGCGCAGTACGCGGGCCGCATGCTGATGCGCGGCACCGCGAAGCGCGGCCGGCAGCAGCTCCAGGACGCGTTCGACAAGCTCAAGGCGCGCGTGGGTGTGGATGGCGGCCTCAGCGGGGCGAGCATCTCCATCGAGTGCCCGCGCGCCAGCCTGTCCGAGGCACTCAAGCTGGTGGCCGAGGTGCTGCGCGAGCCCGCCTTCGACGCCAACGAGTTCGCCCTGCTGAAGCAGGAGCGGCTGGCCGCGCTGGAGTCGCAGCGCAGTGAGCCGGAGACGCAGGGCAGCATCGCCTTCTGGCGCGCCCTGTCCGCGCAGTACCCGAAGGGGCACCCGTACTACGTGCCCACGCTGGAGGAGCGCCTCACCGGCGTGAAGGACACCCCGCTGGAGGACGTGCGCGCCTTCCACAAGGCCTTCTACGGCGCGTCCAACGGCGAGCTGGCCGTGGTGGGCGACTTCGAGGCGAAGGACGTGGTGGCGCTCGCCGGGGACTTGTTCGGCGGCTGGAAGAGCCCGGCCCCCTTCAAGCGCGTTCCGCAGGTCTTCACCGAGGGTGGCGCGAAGGTGGTGGCGCTGGAGACGCCGGACAAGGCGAACGCGTACTACCTGGCGGGCCAGTCGCTGAAGCTGCGCAAGGATGACGCGGACTGGCCGGCGCTGATGCTTGGGAACTTCGTGCTGGGCGGCGGCTTCCTCAACTCGCGGCTGGCCACGCGCATCCGCCAGCAGGACGGCCTGTCCTACGGCGTGGGCAGCAGCCTGGACGCGGGCGACATCGACACGGTGGGCAACTTCGTCACCTACGCCATCTACGCGCCGGAGAACGCGGCGAAGCTGGAGGCGGCGATGAGCCAGGAGGTGTCTCGCGCGGTGAAGCAGGGCTTCACGGCGGAGGAGCTGGAGAAGGCGCGCGCGGGCCTGTTGGAGTACCGCCAGGCGGCGCGCTCGCAGGACGGTGGCCTGGCGCGGCAGCTCGCCAGCTACCTGTACCTGGGGCGCACGCTGGCCTTCGACGCGACGATTGAGGAGAAGCTCGCGAAGCTCAAGCCCGAGGACGTGCGCAAGGCGATGGAGCGGCACGTGGACTGGGCGAAGGTGCTGCAGGTGAAGGCGGGTGACTTCGCCAACGCGGAGAAGAAGGCCAAGGCCCCCGTCAAGGCACCGGCCGCGCCGTGA
- a CDS encoding CotH kinase family protein, whose protein sequence is MRRGGGHIASVLPWLLVLCAAAVACAPTSGWSVPPPECEGADSASLVRGFEARSDGAPDPFTYVEEDGLPVLHLFMSSSLPDDDGYRPARLVHHGRCYLAETRYRGETSLGFPKRSLTVELDEGQTFDEPEHAGGFMGRRKLVLTSPFNDNSYLRARLAFEVWNRMSPDHLQLKAYSAVVYVNGEYQGLYTVMDHVDRDYLSDWGLDSSGDLFKAVDGDANFSRLDAMGLPKVKLRQGYEKKVGEPEDGDEAFRTIDALTAFVADASPEQFAAERGGWMNVRDYEDWWILSNLAYTKDSVAKNAYHFRARGPGTRFRFIPWDLDASFGQDWNTLRLNAEDLYPFTRENLVFARMLEDPAITGPLRERYRELLQGLLHRDVVLGLIDGYARELGPAALKDEARWGAQYKDFPRWRGRTDLNDFAGEVAYLRAWVDMRWRALEESLR, encoded by the coding sequence ATGCGGAGAGGGGGCGGACATATCGCGAGCGTGCTGCCGTGGCTGCTCGTCCTGTGCGCGGCGGCAGTGGCCTGCGCCCCGACGAGCGGCTGGAGCGTGCCCCCGCCGGAGTGTGAAGGCGCGGACAGTGCCTCGCTCGTCAGGGGCTTCGAGGCGCGAAGTGACGGCGCTCCAGACCCCTTCACGTACGTCGAGGAGGACGGGCTGCCGGTCCTCCACCTCTTCATGTCGTCCTCGCTGCCGGATGACGACGGTTACCGCCCGGCGCGGCTCGTCCATCACGGGCGCTGCTACCTCGCGGAGACGCGCTACCGTGGGGAAACCTCGCTGGGCTTCCCCAAGCGCAGCCTGACGGTGGAGCTCGACGAGGGGCAGACCTTCGATGAGCCCGAGCACGCCGGTGGCTTCATGGGCCGCCGCAAGCTGGTGCTCACCAGCCCGTTCAATGACAACTCATACCTCCGCGCCCGGCTCGCGTTCGAGGTGTGGAACCGCATGTCCCCGGACCACCTCCAGCTGAAGGCCTACAGCGCGGTCGTCTACGTGAATGGCGAGTACCAGGGCCTCTACACGGTGATGGACCACGTGGACCGCGACTACCTCTCTGATTGGGGACTGGACTCGAGCGGGGACCTCTTCAAGGCCGTGGACGGGGACGCGAACTTCTCGCGCCTGGACGCCATGGGCCTGCCCAAGGTGAAGCTGCGCCAGGGCTACGAGAAGAAGGTGGGCGAGCCGGAGGACGGGGACGAAGCGTTCCGCACCATCGACGCGCTCACCGCCTTCGTGGCGGACGCCAGTCCGGAGCAGTTCGCCGCCGAGCGGGGCGGGTGGATGAACGTGCGCGACTACGAGGACTGGTGGATTCTGTCCAACCTCGCGTACACGAAGGACTCGGTGGCGAAGAACGCCTACCACTTCCGGGCGCGCGGGCCGGGGACGCGCTTCCGCTTCATCCCCTGGGATTTGGACGCCAGCTTCGGGCAGGACTGGAACACGCTGCGCCTGAATGCGGAGGACCTGTACCCCTTCACGCGGGAGAACCTCGTCTTCGCGCGCATGCTGGAGGACCCGGCCATCACCGGCCCCCTGCGCGAGCGCTACCGCGAGCTGCTCCAGGGGCTGCTGCACCGGGACGTGGTGCTCGGGCTCATCGACGGGTACGCGCGCGAATTGGGCCCGGCGGCGCTCAAGGACGAGGCGCGCTGGGGCGCGCAGTACAAGGACTTCCCCCGCTGGCGCGGACGCACGGACCTGAACGACTTCGCCGGAGAGGTGGCGTACCTGCGCGCCTGGGTGGACATGCGCTGGCGGGCCTTGGAGGAGTCGCTTCGCTGA
- a CDS encoding glutathione S-transferase family protein: MIDLYTWTTPNGYKVSIALEELGLPYTVHGVDLGKGVQKQPEFLRINPNGRIPAIVDRAEGDFAVFESGAILLYLAEKTGRLMPTDAKGRSRVIQWLMFQMGGVGPMQGQANVFFRYFPEKLQPAIDRYQNETRRLYTVLDTRLKESEYLAGDYSIADIATWPWVRVHDWAGVSVDGLPHLQRWLKAIAERPAVKRGVDVPFPLNKDTTDEERAKSVQSILQR; this comes from the coding sequence ATGATTGACCTCTACACGTGGACGACGCCGAACGGTTACAAGGTCTCGATAGCGCTGGAGGAACTGGGCCTGCCCTACACGGTGCACGGGGTGGACCTCGGCAAGGGTGTGCAGAAGCAGCCGGAGTTCCTGCGCATCAACCCCAACGGGCGCATCCCCGCCATCGTCGACCGGGCCGAGGGTGACTTCGCCGTGTTCGAGTCGGGCGCCATCCTCCTGTACCTCGCGGAGAAGACGGGCCGGCTGATGCCCACGGATGCGAAGGGCCGCTCTCGCGTCATCCAGTGGCTGATGTTCCAGATGGGCGGCGTGGGCCCCATGCAGGGACAGGCCAACGTCTTCTTCCGCTACTTTCCGGAGAAGCTCCAGCCCGCCATCGACCGCTACCAGAACGAGACGCGGCGGCTGTACACGGTGCTCGACACGCGGCTGAAGGAGAGCGAGTACCTCGCGGGCGACTACAGCATCGCGGACATCGCGACGTGGCCGTGGGTGCGCGTCCACGACTGGGCCGGAGTGTCCGTGGACGGGCTGCCCCACCTGCAACGGTGGCTGAAGGCGATTGCGGAACGCCCCGCCGTGAAGCGCGGAGTCGACGTTCCCTTCCCCCTGAACAAGGACACGACCGACGAGGAGCGCGCGAAGTCGGTGCAGTCGATACTGCAGCGGTAG